The proteins below are encoded in one region of Sulfitobacter sp. SK012:
- the recO gene encoding DNA repair protein RecO, giving the protein MEWRDQGILLNTRCHAETSVIIEVFTPSQGKHAGIVRGGTSRKIAPILQPGAQLDVMWRARLEDHIGAFTVEPVRSRAAIVMSDRLALAGLNAVTGMLSFCLPEREPHLALYQRSEALLDLLGENELWPLAYLRWEVSLLEGMGHGLDLSACAVTGAQEELIYVSPKSGRAVSAEGAGEWADRMLPLPDVLRGQGDASDAEIAVAFRTTGYFLETHLAQGLGSRPLPQARARFIEAFSRLL; this is encoded by the coding sequence ATGGAGTGGCGCGATCAGGGGATATTGCTGAACACGCGCTGCCACGCAGAAACTTCTGTGATCATCGAAGTTTTTACACCGTCTCAGGGCAAACACGCAGGCATTGTCCGAGGCGGGACAAGCCGCAAGATCGCGCCCATTCTACAGCCGGGTGCGCAGCTTGATGTGATGTGGCGCGCCCGACTTGAGGACCACATCGGAGCATTCACTGTTGAGCCGGTTCGGAGCCGGGCGGCCATTGTGATGTCGGACCGTCTCGCGCTGGCGGGATTGAATGCGGTGACGGGGATGCTGTCGTTCTGTCTGCCAGAACGGGAACCGCATTTGGCGCTCTACCAGCGATCTGAAGCGTTGCTCGACCTGCTTGGTGAAAATGAACTTTGGCCGCTGGCCTATCTGCGTTGGGAAGTTAGCCTGCTCGAAGGAATGGGCCATGGCCTTGATTTGAGTGCCTGTGCCGTGACGGGTGCACAGGAAGAGTTGATCTATGTTTCCCCAAAATCTGGGCGCGCTGTGTCTGCCGAAGGGGCTGGGGAATGGGCGGATCGGATGTTGCCGTTACCGGATGTTTTGCGCGGCCAAGGCGATGCGAGCGATGCCGAGATTGCCGTGGCGTTTCGGACTACGGGATACTTTCTAGAGACCCATTTGGCGCAAGGTTTGGGATCACGACCGTTGCCGCAAGCGCGCGCTCGGTTCATCGAGGCATTCAGTCGGTTGCTGTAA
- a CDS encoding META domain-containing protein: protein MKFAAALISAAVLGACQGDETVRAYGADDQIWTLTELNGEPFNAKATLLFPEPGSIAGDAPCNSYTATMSAPYPWFEAGPIAATRRACPDLATESVFLAALSAASLSEVAGDTLILSNPDGLSMVFTATD, encoded by the coding sequence TTGAAGTTCGCTGCCGCCTTGATTTCTGCTGCCGTACTAGGTGCCTGCCAAGGCGATGAAACCGTGCGCGCTTACGGGGCCGATGATCAGATTTGGACTTTGACGGAGCTGAACGGCGAACCCTTCAACGCTAAAGCAACTTTGCTTTTTCCTGAACCCGGCAGCATTGCGGGCGACGCGCCGTGCAACAGCTACACCGCCACAATGTCTGCGCCTTATCCATGGTTCGAAGCTGGCCCTATTGCTGCAACAAGACGTGCGTGTCCTGACCTCGCCACAGAGTCTGTCTTTCTGGCAGCCCTTTCAGCGGCATCATTATCCGAAGTCGCCGGCGACACATTAATATTGTCCAATCCTGACGGCCTTTCGATGGTATTTACAGCAACCGACTGA
- a CDS encoding TetR/AcrR family transcriptional regulator, with protein sequence MSTSKLTPDRWIAAGFDALQMRGPTALAAEPLARQLGTTKGSFYWHFKDVPAYHDALLRQWQAEALAEVLDLLRSDGSADQRLRQFGRTILSDPSETALRLWSRTTPQVAATLAEVDAERLTYLTHLLRQLGLRNPAFARALLASLIGLPQLSNDEDAEAAFGALVDTVLALS encoded by the coding sequence ATGAGCACATCAAAATTGACACCCGACCGCTGGATCGCCGCTGGCTTTGATGCCCTGCAAATGCGGGGCCCTACGGCATTGGCAGCCGAGCCTTTGGCACGCCAACTCGGGACGACAAAAGGCTCATTCTATTGGCATTTCAAGGACGTACCTGCGTATCACGACGCGCTATTGCGCCAGTGGCAAGCGGAAGCTCTGGCCGAGGTGCTCGATCTTTTGCGCTCGGACGGCTCTGCTGATCAACGCTTGCGCCAGTTTGGCCGGACGATTCTGTCTGACCCGTCGGAAACGGCTTTGCGCCTTTGGTCCCGGACCACCCCGCAGGTCGCTGCAACGTTGGCCGAGGTTGATGCAGAAAGATTGACGTACCTTACCCATCTTCTTCGCCAACTCGGTTTGCGAAATCCGGCCTTTGCACGTGCATTGCTGGCCAGCTTGATCGGCCTTCCCCAACTCTCCAACGACGAAGATGCCGAAGCTGCGTTTGGCGCGCTTGTCGACACAGTGCTGGCGTTGTCTTGA